From a single Lolium rigidum isolate FL_2022 chromosome 7, APGP_CSIRO_Lrig_0.1, whole genome shotgun sequence genomic region:
- the LOC124678274 gene encoding uncharacterized protein C594.04c-like, with translation MGAGSDGGRGGNLKNMVIAFLVPLPSIFFYLTFVRPQDDQSGSPSPVTSWCAAHPLLLANVLFLLNVNVLFWFIGLLLNNNWLIDLYWTVIPVMLLHYFRDHPTAVANAVRSAVVVALTWVWSARLTHNYLRREGWVLGKREDWRFSDLRKQYGKTWWWMSFFAVYVSQQIFLIGICLPMYAVHSSDQPLVIWDLVATVACIAGVVIAYFADTQLHEFVTSNEKLKQLGEPTVPTLEDGLWGYSRHPNYFGEQLWWWGLYLFAWNLGQQWMFIGALVNSMCLGYVTVLVERRMLKQEHRAEAYKLYQKRTSVLIPWFRKAIPEPKQKET, from the exons ATGGGCGCCGGCAGCGATGGTGGTCGCGGCGGCAACCTGAAGAACATGGTCATCGCCTTCCTCGTCCCGCTCCCGTCCATCTTCTTCTACCTCACCTTCGTCCGCCCGCAGGACGACCAGAGCGGCAGCCCAAGCCCGGTGACCTCCTGGTGCGCCGCGCATCCGCTTCTCCTGGCcaacgtcctcttcctcctcaacgTCAACGTCCTCTTCTGGTTCATCGGGCTCCTCCTCAACAACAACTGG CTCATCGACCTGTACTGGACCGTCATCCCGGTGATGCTGCTGCACTACTTCCGTGACCACCCGACTGCCGTGGCGAACGCGGTGAgatcggcggtggtggtggcgctgaCTTGGGTCTGGAGCGCCAGGCTGACGCATAACTACTTGAGGAGGGAAGGGTGGGTGTTGGGCAAGCGGGAGGACTGGAGGTTCTCCGATTTGCGCAAACAGTACGGCAAGACTTGGTGGTGGATGTCCTTCTTCGCCGTCTACGTCTCCCAGCAG ATATTTCTGATTGGCATATGCTTGCCAATGTACGCCGTTCACTCCAGCGACCAGCCATTGGTCATATGGGACCTTGTGGCGACAGTTGCCTGCATCGCCGGAGTTGTCATCGCTTACTTTGCTGATACCCAGCTGCACGAGTTTGTCACCAGCAATGAAAAACTGAAGCAGCTTGGTGAACCGACGGTCCCTACCCTCGAAGATGGCCTGTGGGGTTACTCGCGCCACCCTAACTACTTTGGGGAGCAGCTGTGGTGGTGGGGGCTGTACCTATTCGCCTGGAACCTGGGGCAGCAGTGGATGTTCATTGGGGCACTTGTCAACAGCATGTGCCTTGGCTATGTCACTGTGCTCGTCGAGCGGCGCATGCTGAAGCAGGAGCACCGAGCAGAGGCCTACAAGCTGTACCAGAAGAGGACCTCTGTTTTGATCCCCTGGTTCAGGAAGGCCATCCCTGAACCAAAGCAGAAGGAGACCTAG
- the LOC124678875 gene encoding uncharacterized protein LOC124678875, translated as MASNNVASEVNGAVTNLNDHLATALSGDEASGKTNTIITLAGENHGAAMEAADAEDLVVVEAGGGDHDGDDDGEDEEVEVSAYTNSNYQAVNNSVLVAGSCAVRDPGVHVVIVEHVDYIRDCEIFEDGEEVEK; from the coding sequence ATGGCTTCCAACAACGTGGCCTCCGAGGTGAACGGCGCCGTCACCAACCTCAACGACCACCTCGCCACCGCCCTCTCTGGCGACGAGGCCAGCGGGAAGACCAACACCATCATCACGCTGGCAGGGGAGAACCACGGCGCCGCGATGGAGGCGGCCGACGCGGAGGACCTCGTGGTcgtcgaggcgggcggcggcgaccacgacggggacgacgacggTGAGGACGAGGAGGTGGAGGTGAGCGCCTACACCAACAGCAACTACCAGGCGGTGAACAACTCGGTCCTCGTCGCCGGCAGCTGCGCCGTCAGGGACCCCGGCGTGCACGTTGTCATCGTCGAGCACGTCGACTACATCCGCGACTGCGAGATCTTCGAGGACGGGGAGGAGGTGGAGAAGTGA